One Ignavibacterium sp. DNA segment encodes these proteins:
- a CDS encoding DUF2326 domain-containing protein has product MLLNKLYTIGKEFFEPIEFQPGVNFIFGKKEVDTDTKESLNGIGKSALLELIDFALLSSFKKNEGKRIYDAKKAGILNGISVVLEFTVDDEVYKIIRPFDTPARIKFSQIDSAPVEYYIEDLKPVLCDLIFKRPDYPGFYSNQWLRKLLPFYIKIQFAKDHKFTNPIKYLKGSSLPELIQYHFYLLNIDNEISHLNYEVQQELKKLGPALDEVSAILNVTYNLKEIPAAENRISNLEIEIEELNRSIDAFKLKKQYKVEESKADKLTSEIKQLWFQNNNDQQKIDNYLESFNLELGFTTSKVKRLYEEFNSLLADNIKKSLDEVIAFRKSLVKSRSEFLKDEIERLKGVISEREAKIEAMDKERSSIYKFLSAQKAIKDLTSAYRSLDDLKTEMNDLKSKITIYQNLSRKKISIEKQEKNIEADLLDFKDKINRQQFEFARVLSGIYHRLYADIKAPSEFVISTNFKTDAKLTISILESSKMLSTGRNQGRTLIYDLSVLFYSIEKGYKAPRFLIHDGIFNEMDKTHLIELYKYLNEQKADGKEFQYILTLNEEGTLTDNFGEADLLTPEKIANESIKVLTPTKLLFGVDYSI; this is encoded by the coding sequence ATGCTGCTGAATAAATTATACACCATTGGTAAGGAATTTTTTGAACCGATTGAATTTCAACCTGGTGTTAATTTTATATTCGGTAAAAAAGAAGTTGATACAGATACTAAGGAATCACTTAACGGAATCGGCAAATCCGCCTTACTTGAATTAATTGATTTTGCTCTTCTGTCCTCATTCAAGAAAAATGAAGGCAAGAGAATTTATGATGCTAAAAAAGCTGGTATACTAAATGGCATTTCGGTAGTTCTTGAATTTACTGTTGATGATGAGGTTTATAAAATAATTAGGCCATTCGATACACCGGCTCGCATTAAATTTTCACAAATAGATTCCGCTCCGGTCGAATATTATATTGAAGATTTAAAACCCGTTCTTTGCGATCTTATTTTCAAACGTCCGGACTATCCCGGTTTCTATTCCAATCAATGGTTAAGAAAACTTTTACCCTTTTATATTAAAATACAATTTGCAAAAGATCATAAGTTCACCAATCCTATAAAATACTTGAAAGGTTCTTCTCTTCCTGAACTTATTCAATATCATTTCTATTTACTTAACATCGATAATGAAATATCCCATCTAAATTATGAAGTTCAGCAAGAATTGAAAAAGCTTGGCCCCGCGCTCGATGAAGTAAGCGCTATTCTTAATGTGACTTATAACCTTAAAGAAATTCCGGCAGCAGAAAATAGAATAAGTAATCTTGAAATTGAAATCGAAGAATTGAACCGTTCAATCGATGCCTTCAAATTAAAAAAACAGTATAAGGTTGAAGAAAGCAAAGCGGATAAATTAACCTCTGAAATTAAGCAGCTTTGGTTTCAGAATAATAATGATCAACAAAAAATTGATAATTACCTTGAAAGTTTTAACCTTGAATTGGGTTTTACTACTTCTAAAGTAAAAAGATTATACGAAGAATTTAATTCTTTACTTGCCGATAATATTAAGAAATCTCTCGATGAAGTAATTGCCTTTCGAAAATCTCTCGTTAAATCACGAAGTGAATTTTTAAAAGATGAAATCGAAAGGTTAAAAGGTGTCATTAGCGAAAGGGAGGCTAAAATAGAAGCGATGGACAAAGAGCGAAGCAGTATTTACAAATTTTTATCAGCCCAAAAAGCCATTAAAGATTTAACTTCCGCTTATCGCTCTCTTGATGACCTAAAAACTGAGATGAATGATTTAAAAAGCAAAATCACTATCTATCAAAATCTTTCCCGCAAAAAAATATCAATTGAAAAACAAGAAAAAAATATTGAAGCCGACTTGTTGGATTTCAAAGATAAAATTAATCGGCAGCAATTTGAATTTGCTCGTGTATTATCCGGAATATACCACAGACTTTATGCAGACATCAAAGCCCCCTCTGAATTTGTTATAAGTACAAATTTCAAAACTGATGCAAAGCTTACGATAAGTATTTTAGAATCCAGCAAGATGCTTTCAACCGGCAGAAATCAAGGGAGAACACTAATATATGATTTATCCGTTTTATTTTATTCAATAGAAAAAGGTTACAAGGCGCCTCGTTTTTTAATCCACGATGGAATATTTAATGAGATGGATAAAACACATTTGATTGAACTATACAAATACTTAAATGAACAGAAAGCAGACGGCAAAGAATTTCAGTACATCCTTACTTTAAATGAAGAAGGAACACTCACAGACAATTTCGGCGAAGCAGACTTGCTCACTCCCGAAAAAATTGCCAATGAATCTATAAAAGTACTTACACCAACTAAATTATTATTTGGAGTAGATTACTCTATATGA
- a CDS encoding putative DNA binding domain-containing protein, giving the protein MTQSELLNKLNKLLALPGETELVEFKEARNDYSFEKLGKYFSALSNEANLKNKNCSWLIFGVNKNHVVVGTNYRNYRPALDSLKSEIANKTTNRITFVEIFEVNHQNGRVVLFQIPAAPPGIPVAWEGHYYGRDGEDLGALNLQEIEQIRKQANQFDWSAQIIPQASINDLDPTAILKAREVYKAKSKDKAIFSDINNWNDAAFLDKAKITINGNITNAAIILLGKPESTHYLSPSVARITWKLESEESGYEHFDPPFFLTINYLYQKIRNYNYKILPADSITPIEVSKYEQWIILEALNNCIAHQVYSLNSRINVIEKTDELIFTNAGKFFE; this is encoded by the coding sequence ATGACTCAATCTGAACTATTAAATAAACTAAACAAATTACTTGCTCTTCCTGGAGAGACAGAGCTTGTGGAATTCAAGGAAGCAAGAAACGATTACTCTTTTGAAAAACTGGGTAAATACTTTTCTGCTTTAAGCAATGAAGCAAATCTTAAAAACAAAAATTGTAGTTGGCTAATCTTTGGTGTAAATAAAAATCACGTTGTTGTAGGAACCAATTATCGTAACTATCGCCCGGCTTTGGATTCTCTTAAATCTGAAATCGCAAATAAAACTACTAACCGGATTACTTTCGTAGAAATCTTTGAAGTAAATCATCAAAACGGTCGCGTTGTTTTATTCCAAATTCCTGCAGCTCCGCCCGGAATTCCGGTAGCGTGGGAAGGTCATTATTACGGACGCGATGGAGAAGATTTAGGTGCGTTAAACCTTCAAGAGATTGAACAAATTCGCAAGCAAGCTAATCAATTCGATTGGTCTGCTCAAATAATTCCGCAAGCTTCAATCAATGATTTGGATCCAACAGCAATTCTAAAAGCCCGCGAAGTATACAAAGCAAAAAGTAAGGACAAAGCAATATTCAGTGATATTAATAATTGGAATGATGCTGCATTCCTTGATAAAGCTAAAATCACTATAAATGGTAATATTACAAATGCAGCAATAATTTTACTTGGCAAACCCGAATCAACTCATTACTTGTCACCGTCAGTTGCAAGAATAACCTGGAAACTCGAATCAGAAGAATCCGGCTACGAACATTTCGACCCACCGTTCTTCTTAACGATAAATTATCTTTATCAAAAGATTCGTAACTATAACTACAAAATACTTCCGGCTGATAGTATTACACCGATTGAAGTCAGCAAATATGAGCAATGGATTATTTTGGAGGCATTAAATAACTGTATAGCTCATCAAGTCTATTCACTCAACTCACGGATAAATGTAATAGAAAAAACCGATGAATTGATTTTTACCAATGCCGGAAAATTCTTTGAATGA
- a CDS encoding ATP-dependent 6-phosphofructokinase, with product MPKKNGIRRIGILTGGGDCPGLNAVIRGVTKPAEDYGMSVYGILDGFEGLVEGKAKELKNSDVSGILARGGTILGSSNKGDPYHWPVEVNGKIVIQDKSDAAVQNYKTWGLDALIAIGGDGTMHIAHKLSHKGINVIGVPKTIDNDLDATDVTFGHDSAVFVVAEALDRLHTTASSHHRVIVTEVMGRYAGWIALHGGLSGGADIILIPEIPFSWDSVAEKIRERELKGKRFSLVCVAEGAKPIGGEIVAKGNDIKRTDPVQLGGIGEIVANKIAEMTGRETRVTVLGHLQRGGSPTPYDRILSTKFGAFAIDLVANKKFGKMVALKGNEIKSVKIEDAISKQKLVQLDDQAVFAARAVGISFGD from the coding sequence ATGCCTAAGAAAAACGGAATAAGAAGAATAGGAATATTGACTGGAGGCGGTGATTGTCCTGGACTTAATGCAGTTATCAGGGGTGTAACAAAACCAGCTGAAGATTATGGAATGTCGGTTTATGGTATCCTTGATGGTTTTGAAGGATTAGTTGAAGGTAAAGCAAAAGAACTTAAAAACTCTGATGTTTCCGGTATTCTTGCTCGCGGTGGAACTATATTGGGATCATCTAATAAAGGGGATCCGTATCATTGGCCTGTTGAAGTAAATGGGAAAATAGTAATACAGGATAAATCAGATGCTGCAGTTCAGAATTATAAAACCTGGGGACTTGATGCTCTGATTGCTATTGGTGGTGATGGAACTATGCATATTGCTCATAAACTTTCTCATAAAGGAATAAATGTAATCGGAGTACCTAAAACAATTGATAATGATCTTGATGCAACTGATGTAACTTTTGGTCACGATTCTGCAGTTTTTGTTGTAGCTGAAGCTTTAGATAGACTGCATACAACTGCATCATCGCATCATCGTGTGATTGTTACAGAAGTAATGGGGCGTTATGCCGGCTGGATTGCATTACACGGTGGACTATCGGGAGGAGCAGATATTATTTTGATTCCTGAAATTCCTTTTTCCTGGGATAGTGTGGCTGAAAAAATTCGTGAAAGAGAATTAAAGGGAAAAAGATTTTCATTAGTTTGTGTAGCAGAAGGAGCTAAGCCGATTGGCGGAGAAATTGTTGCAAAAGGAAATGACATCAAAAGAACCGATCCTGTTCAATTGGGCGGGATAGGAGAAATAGTAGCAAATAAAATTGCAGAAATGACCGGTCGCGAAACAAGAGTTACAGTTTTGGGGCATCTCCAACGTGGTGGAAGTCCAACACCTTACGATAGAATTCTATCAACTAAATTTGGTGCATTTGCTATTGACCTGGTAGCCAATAAAAAGTTTGGGAAAATGGTTGCATTAAAAGGTAATGAAATTAAAAGTGTAAAAATTGAAGATGCAATCTCCAAACAAAAGCTTGTTCAATTGGACGATCAGGCTGTTTTTGCAGCTAGAGCAGTTGGTATTTCATTTGGAGATTAA
- the rnhC gene encoding ribonuclease HIII, with protein sequence MQVLFQKDALAEIKKIEQKLTNIGCQISELTTKAFNYEMIVIKNKENIKILVYFGKKGVKTILQGNRESALYKQISKLLFGSELFIENNNADEIDFDEYIGTDESGKGDYFGPLVTAAVYTNKQISIELGKIGVKDSKLISDNEIKKMEADVKKIIKNKFDLIVINPEKYNLLFEKFNNLNKILAWAHTKAIQNLIESVNCNNVISDKFGNEHLIKSELSKKDIELNIFQITKGERFIGVAAASILARAKVIDWFKNKSKEIGVEIPKGAGGQVNLIAQKILKKTDKEYLSKMIKFHFKNSKNIFMK encoded by the coding sequence ATGCAAGTTCTATTCCAAAAAGATGCTCTAGCAGAAATTAAAAAAATTGAACAAAAGCTAACAAATATTGGTTGTCAGATTTCGGAACTGACTACAAAAGCATTCAATTACGAAATGATTGTAATCAAAAATAAAGAAAATATCAAGATATTAGTGTATTTCGGAAAAAAAGGAGTTAAAACTATATTACAGGGCAACAGAGAATCAGCACTCTATAAACAGATCAGTAAATTGTTATTTGGAAGTGAATTGTTTATCGAAAACAACAATGCCGATGAAATAGACTTTGATGAATACATTGGTACAGATGAATCAGGTAAGGGAGATTACTTTGGACCATTGGTGACTGCAGCAGTCTATACAAATAAACAAATTAGCATTGAATTAGGAAAAATAGGGGTTAAAGACAGTAAGCTTATTTCCGATAATGAAATAAAGAAAATGGAAGCTGATGTTAAAAAAATTATTAAAAATAAATTTGATTTAATCGTAATAAATCCGGAAAAATATAATTTATTGTTTGAAAAGTTTAATAATCTGAATAAGATTTTAGCTTGGGCTCATACTAAAGCAATTCAAAATCTTATTGAGTCTGTAAATTGCAACAATGTAATAAGTGATAAATTTGGAAACGAGCATCTGATAAAATCAGAATTATCAAAAAAAGATATTGAGTTAAATATCTTTCAGATAACAAAGGGAGAAAGATTTATTGGTGTTGCCGCAGCCTCTATTCTTGCAAGAGCAAAAGTAATTGATTGGTTTAAGAACAAAAGTAAAGAGATTGGAGTGGAAATTCCCAAAGGTGCAGGTGGACAAGTGAATCTTATTGCACAAAAAATTTTAAAAAAAACAGATAAAGAATATTTATCTAAAATGATTAAATTTCATTTTAAAAATTCCAAAAACATATTTATGAAGTGA
- a CDS encoding septal ring lytic transglycosylase RlpA family protein — protein MKLKIKLILVLNLLLFLAACSSTSRYTKSSEDNNRNEIYGYLEIQTGTASFYADEFNGKKTASGEIYNMNELTAAHPSYPFNTIVIVTNLKNNKSVKVRINDRMPSFKNRIIDLSLKAAEKINMIRDGIQEVKIEVLKWGN, from the coding sequence ATGAAATTGAAAATCAAACTTATTTTAGTACTCAATCTTTTATTGTTCCTTGCTGCCTGCAGTTCTACATCACGATATACAAAATCTTCAGAAGATAATAATAGAAATGAAATCTACGGCTATTTAGAAATCCAAACAGGAACAGCATCTTTTTATGCAGATGAGTTTAATGGAAAGAAGACAGCAAGCGGAGAAATCTATAATATGAATGAACTTACTGCAGCACATCCAAGTTATCCATTCAACACAATTGTTATTGTTACTAATCTAAAGAATAACAAGAGTGTTAAGGTAAGAATAAATGATAGGATGCCCAGCTTTAAAAACAGAATAATCGATTTGTCACTAAAAGCTGCTGAAAAAATAAATATGATTAGAGATGGTATTCAGGAAGTAAAAATTGAAGTATTAAAATGGGGGAATTAA
- a CDS encoding RsmE family RNA methyltransferase, which translates to MEYLSNIELYFCKIVNKEQNCFFLEDDEFKHCIKVMRNKKAQQIYATDGTGNLFKAEIAEINKNTLKAEILNTITYQNSNSNITFCIPNLRNPERLKFAFEKCTELGFTKMIIFNSARSVNKNINISRLNKIVLTAIKQSLRTYLPEINSAEEIKSINSSNKIVILFDQHSDMQLNSLSINKDKEYLFVFGPEGGLTEEEIITLKPDKIVKLSENRLRSETAIIKAASILSL; encoded by the coding sequence TTGGAATATCTTTCTAATATTGAGTTGTATTTTTGTAAAATTGTCAATAAGGAACAAAACTGTTTCTTTTTAGAAGATGATGAATTTAAGCATTGTATTAAAGTAATGCGTAATAAAAAAGCACAGCAAATATATGCAACAGATGGAACAGGGAATTTATTTAAAGCTGAAATTGCCGAAATAAATAAGAATACATTAAAGGCAGAAATATTAAATACTATTACATATCAGAATTCTAATAGCAATATTACATTTTGTATTCCAAATCTCAGAAATCCGGAACGACTGAAATTTGCATTTGAAAAATGTACAGAACTTGGTTTCACAAAGATGATTATTTTTAATTCGGCTCGGTCGGTTAATAAAAATATTAATATCTCTAGACTAAACAAGATTGTTCTTACAGCAATAAAGCAATCACTTAGAACTTATTTACCTGAGATAAATTCTGCAGAGGAAATAAAAAGTATTAATTCTTCTAATAAGATAGTTATTCTTTTTGATCAGCATTCTGATATGCAGTTAAATAGCTTATCAATAAATAAAGACAAAGAATACTTGTTTGTCTTCGGTCCTGAAGGCGGTTTAACTGAAGAAGAAATAATTACTCTTAAGCCTGACAAGATTGTTAAGTTATCTGAAAACAGATTAAGATCTGAGACTGCAATTATTAAGGCAGCATCTATTTTAAGTTTATGA
- a CDS encoding BamA/TamA family outer membrane protein, giving the protein MIIITQKLKYLLSFIVIVFSLISNAQTTGSQFSSSLYPFVVDSIIITGNEITEPFIILRELNFAKGDTLTQSNAIFNRERVYSLGIFNQVYFEPTIFDSTNILNIIVEESWYIYPIPFIDANEGDLKKLTYGIYLRLKNFRGRNEDLIAAIGLGYDPSFSLSYYSPNLLYKNNIFFRTSFRYASISNKSPIAEKLYGSSFSQKSIGLSFLVGKRLSLFNRIYALTGYSYIETPFFIPGVNASDNRIDNLFELGLGYEHDTRDLAQFPKNGIFSSVSFNFRGLGIDGINYSVGKIDFREYRKLLFNLISKWRFSTRVTFGDDVPYYDYSIIGLDEKVRGHLSEKIEGKEFYFGSVELYYPIIEELNLDLSFLPIIPNQLLSYRIGLFAQIFAETALTRFKEQPFALNRFNSGYGLGITLLVLPYQILRVEIAFNEKFESQLVLDLGISF; this is encoded by the coding sequence GTGATAATAATTACACAAAAACTAAAATATCTTTTGTCATTTATTGTTATTGTATTTTCACTTATTTCAAATGCACAAACAACCGGCTCTCAATTTTCCTCTAGTCTCTATCCATTCGTAGTTGATTCAATTATAATTACCGGAAATGAAATTACAGAACCGTTTATTATTCTAAGAGAATTGAATTTTGCAAAGGGCGATACATTAACACAATCAAACGCAATTTTTAACCGCGAAAGAGTATATAGTCTTGGAATCTTCAATCAGGTTTATTTTGAACCAACCATTTTTGATTCAACTAATATTCTAAATATTATTGTTGAGGAAAGCTGGTATATATATCCCATACCATTTATTGATGCGAATGAAGGTGATTTAAAGAAATTAACATATGGAATCTATTTAAGGTTGAAGAATTTTAGAGGTAGGAATGAAGATCTTATTGCTGCAATCGGGCTTGGTTACGATCCTTCTTTTTCGTTAAGCTATTACAGTCCTAATCTCCTATACAAGAATAATATTTTTTTTAGGACTTCTTTTAGATATGCTTCTATTTCAAATAAAAGTCCTATAGCAGAAAAATTGTACGGGAGCAGTTTTTCTCAAAAATCTATCGGTTTAAGTTTTTTAGTTGGCAAAAGACTGAGCTTGTTTAATCGTATCTATGCTTTAACTGGCTATAGTTATATTGAAACTCCATTCTTCATACCCGGTGTAAATGCTTCTGATAACAGAATTGATAACTTATTTGAACTAGGTTTGGGATACGAGCATGATACAAGAGACCTCGCGCAATTTCCAAAGAATGGAATTTTCTCAAGTGTAAGTTTTAATTTCAGAGGACTTGGCATAGATGGCATTAATTACAGCGTTGGCAAAATTGATTTCCGCGAATACCGGAAACTTCTTTTTAATCTTATCAGTAAATGGAGATTTTCTACCAGAGTTACATTTGGAGATGATGTGCCTTATTATGATTACTCAATTATTGGTTTGGATGAAAAAGTCAGAGGTCATCTTTCTGAAAAAATTGAAGGTAAGGAATTTTATTTTGGTTCAGTTGAATTGTATTATCCGATAATTGAAGAATTAAACCTGGATTTATCTTTTTTACCGATTATTCCAAACCAGTTATTAAGTTATAGAATAGGATTATTTGCACAGATTTTTGCAGAAACAGCTTTGACACGATTTAAGGAACAGCCCTTTGCATTAAATAGATTTAATTCGGGCTATGGATTAGGAATAACATTATTAGTTTTACCTTATCAAATCTTAAGAGTTGAGATAGCATTTAATGAAAAATTTGAATCACAATTGGTTCTAGACCTTGGAATATCTTTCTAA
- the gcvP gene encoding aminomethyl-transferring glycine dehydrogenase produces the protein MNNFQHPDIFEQRHIGPNQDELKVMLNTCKVNSLEGLIDETIPKDIRLKNKLNLDASLSEQEFIKHLNYLASKNKIYKSYIGLGYYPVILPPVIQRNILENPGWYTQYTPYQAEIAQGRLEALLNFQTVVSDLTSLPIANASLLDEGTAAAEAMAMFYNNRKKDKSNSHKFFVSDQVFPQTIDILMTRSKPLGIELVIGDHTKVKLNNDFFGLLVQYPALNGEVYDYSSFFETAKSFNILKVVAADILSLTLLMPPGEFGADCAVGSTQRFGIPMGFGGPHAAYFATTEDFKRVIPGRIIGVSVDAQGKRALRMALQTREQHIKRERATSNICTAQVLLAVMAGMYAVYHGPKNLKTIAQRINALASVLSEALIRLGLNQVNKNYFDTLTFSSDETTKGKIKNEALKREINLNYFLKDSISISLSEITTIEDVVELIDVIANAIGKANPIKSIEPLSVTKQSFEDKFKRRTNYLTHPVFNSYRSETDILRYMKHLENKDLSLVHSMIPLGSCTMKLNATTEMLGVTIPQFSNIHPFAPLNQTEGYLEMFQKFEKSLAEITGFDAVSLQPNSGAQGEYAGLSVIKAYLDDIGQTQRNIALIPSSAHGTNPASAVMAGMKVVVVDCDDKGNIDVADLHKKAEAHKEDLATLMVTYPSTHGVFEESIKEICNIVHKFGGQVYMDGANMNAQVGLTSPGEIGADVCHLNLHKTFSIPHGGGGPGMGPIAVAKHLTPFLPGHPLVDINKSKSITSVSAAPFGSASVVVISYAYIKMMGEAGLTNATRFAILNANYIKAKLEPYYKVLYSGIKGRVAHELIFDMREFKQSAHIEVEDIAKRLMDYGYHAPTVSFPVAGTLMVEPTESESKAELDRFCDAMISIRQEIKDIENGISDKKSNPLKNAPHTASVVISDNWNYQYSREKAAYPIEWTRLNKFWPSVSRVDNAYGDRNLVCSCPPIEEYND, from the coding sequence ATGAACAATTTTCAACACCCCGATATTTTCGAACAAAGACATATCGGACCAAATCAAGATGAATTAAAAGTAATGCTGAATACTTGCAAAGTTAATTCACTTGAGGGATTAATAGATGAAACAATTCCAAAAGATATCAGATTGAAAAATAAATTAAATCTTGATGCTTCATTAAGTGAACAGGAATTTATTAAACATCTTAATTATCTCGCTTCAAAAAACAAAATTTATAAAAGTTATATTGGTTTGGGGTATTACCCTGTAATTTTACCACCGGTTATTCAAAGAAATATCCTAGAAAATCCAGGCTGGTACACACAATATACACCTTATCAGGCTGAGATTGCTCAAGGCAGATTGGAAGCATTGCTTAATTTCCAAACAGTTGTATCTGACCTTACCAGTTTGCCAATAGCAAATGCTTCTTTGCTTGATGAAGGAACTGCAGCTGCTGAAGCAATGGCGATGTTTTATAATAATAGAAAAAAAGACAAATCTAACTCTCACAAGTTTTTTGTTTCAGATCAGGTTTTTCCGCAAACGATAGATATTTTAATGACAAGATCAAAACCTTTGGGAATTGAACTTGTTATCGGTGATCATACTAAGGTAAAATTAAATAATGATTTTTTTGGTTTGCTTGTTCAATACCCTGCATTAAATGGTGAAGTGTATGATTATTCTTCATTCTTTGAAACTGCAAAATCTTTTAATATCCTAAAAGTTGTTGCTGCTGATATATTGAGCTTGACTTTACTTATGCCGCCTGGAGAGTTTGGTGCTGATTGTGCTGTCGGAAGTACACAACGTTTTGGAATTCCAATGGGATTTGGTGGTCCTCATGCTGCATATTTTGCTACAACTGAGGATTTTAAAAGAGTTATCCCCGGAAGGATAATTGGTGTTTCTGTTGATGCACAAGGTAAACGTGCTTTGCGAATGGCACTTCAAACTCGTGAGCAGCATATTAAAAGAGAAAGAGCAACAAGTAACATTTGTACTGCTCAGGTTCTGTTAGCAGTAATGGCAGGTATGTATGCTGTTTACCATGGACCAAAAAATCTGAAAACAATTGCGCAAAGAATTAATGCTTTAGCTTCTGTTCTTAGTGAAGCATTGATAAGACTAGGATTAAATCAGGTAAATAAAAATTATTTTGATACTTTGACGTTCTCTTCAGATGAAACAACAAAAGGAAAAATCAAAAATGAAGCTTTAAAACGAGAGATCAATCTTAACTATTTCTTAAAAGATTCAATCAGTATTTCTTTAAGTGAAATCACTACAATAGAAGATGTAGTTGAATTAATAGATGTAATTGCAAATGCAATTGGCAAAGCAAATCCGATAAAATCTATTGAACCCTTGTCGGTTACTAAGCAATCATTTGAAGATAAATTTAAGCGTAGAACAAATTATTTAACACATCCTGTTTTTAATTCTTATAGATCCGAGACTGATATTTTAAGATATATGAAGCATCTTGAAAACAAAGATCTTTCTTTGGTTCATTCAATGATACCGCTTGGTTCCTGCACAATGAAGTTAAATGCAACTACAGAGATGCTTGGTGTAACGATACCCCAATTTTCAAATATTCATCCTTTTGCACCGCTTAATCAGACAGAAGGATATCTTGAGATGTTTCAGAAATTTGAAAAGAGTCTTGCTGAAATTACAGGGTTTGATGCTGTATCTCTACAGCCTAATTCCGGAGCGCAGGGGGAATATGCTGGTTTATCGGTTATTAAAGCTTATCTGGATGATATCGGACAAACTCAAAGAAATATTGCTTTAATTCCTTCTTCAGCACATGGAACAAATCCCGCCAGCGCTGTGATGGCTGGAATGAAAGTAGTTGTTGTTGATTGTGATGATAAAGGTAATATTGATGTAGCAGATTTGCATAAAAAGGCAGAAGCACATAAAGAAGATTTGGCTACATTGATGGTTACTTATCCATCAACTCATGGTGTTTTTGAAGAATCAATTAAAGAAATTTGTAACATAGTGCATAAGTTTGGCGGTCAGGTTTATATGGATGGTGCAAATATGAATGCACAAGTTGGATTAACAAGTCCGGGGGAAATTGGTGCAGATGTTTGTCATTTGAACTTACACAAAACATTTTCAATTCCTCACGGAGGCGGCGGTCCTGGAATGGGTCCAATTGCAGTGGCAAAACATCTTACTCCATTTTTACCAGGACATCCTTTGGTTGATATTAATAAATCAAAATCAATTACTTCTGTATCAGCAGCACCTTTTGGCAGTGCAAGTGTTGTTGTTATTTCTTATGCTTATATAAAAATGATGGGAGAAGCCGGATTAACTAATGCAACCAGATTTGCAATACTTAATGCAAATTATATTAAAGCAAAACTTGAACCTTACTACAAAGTGCTTTATTCAGGCATTAAAGGAAGAGTGGCTCACGAATTAATTTTTGATATGAGAGAATTTAAACAATCTGCCCATATTGAAGTTGAAGATATTGCCAAGAGATTAATGGATTATGGATATCATGCACCAACTGTTTCTTTTCCGGTAGCAGGAACCTTAATGGTAGAGCCGACTGAAAGTGAATCAAAAGCTGAGCTTGACAGGTTTTGCGATGCAATGATCAGCATACGTCAGGAAATTAAGGATATAGAAAATGGTATATCTGACAAAAAGAGTAATCCATTAAAGAATGCGCCACATACTGCCAGTGTTGTAATTTCTGATAATTGGAATTATCAGTACTCAAGAGAAAAAGCAGCTTATCCGATAGAGTGGACAAGACTTAATAAATTCTGGCCAAGTGTCAGCAGAGTTGATAATGCTTATGGAGACAGGAATTTAGTATGCAGTTGTCCGCCAATTGAAGAATATAATGACTAA